The Thalassotalea psychrophila genome window below encodes:
- a CDS encoding TrkH family potassium uptake protein, whose translation MQYRNITRILGMLVMILSSTMLPPGLVSLIYRDGGGVAFMTAFLLCLSAGFFAWYPNRDQKGDLRAREGFLIVVLFWTVLASFSSVPLMLTETPNLSITDAFFESFSGLTTTGATILTKIDGLPHAVLWYRQQLQWLGGMGIIVLAVAVLPMLGVGGMQLYRAETPGPVKDSKMTPRIADTAKHLWYIYLSLTITCALCYWLAGMSGFDAISHSFSTIAIGGFSTHDASMGYFDSTLINMICVFFLVVAGVNFALHYTAWASKSFRTYLFDPEFKTFISIQLVLTLICFFALLIYGVESNYEQAFDDAIFQAVSISTTAGFATTDFSLWPAMLPILLIFASFIGGCAGSTGGGMKVMRVVLLYLQGIRELSRLIHPKAIITIKLGRKALPDKVVDAIWGFFSAYAAIFIICMVLLMASGIDEISAFTAVAACLNNLGPGLGEVAANYSSINDFSKWVLIIAMLFGRLEIFTLLVLFMPAFWRN comes from the coding sequence ATGCAGTATCGTAATATAACCCGAATTTTGGGCATGTTGGTAATGATCTTAAGTTCCACCATGTTACCACCAGGCCTAGTTTCTCTTATTTATCGAGACGGTGGTGGTGTTGCTTTTATGACCGCATTTTTATTATGTTTAAGTGCCGGTTTTTTTGCATGGTATCCCAATCGTGATCAAAAAGGCGATTTAAGAGCTCGAGAAGGGTTTCTTATTGTTGTGCTGTTTTGGACAGTATTAGCTAGCTTCTCCTCCGTCCCTTTAATGCTTACCGAAACCCCAAATTTATCGATAACTGATGCTTTCTTCGAATCATTCTCGGGCTTAACTACTACAGGGGCTACGATATTAACTAAGATTGACGGTTTGCCTCATGCGGTATTATGGTATCGCCAACAACTGCAATGGTTAGGCGGCATGGGTATCATCGTATTAGCTGTGGCAGTTTTGCCTATGTTAGGTGTTGGTGGTATGCAGTTATATCGCGCTGAAACACCAGGACCGGTGAAAGATTCAAAAATGACCCCGCGGATAGCGGATACCGCTAAGCACCTTTGGTATATTTATCTATCACTAACCATTACCTGTGCACTGTGTTATTGGCTTGCCGGAATGTCTGGCTTTGATGCAATATCCCATTCGTTTTCAACAATAGCGATTGGTGGATTTTCAACACACGATGCTTCTATGGGGTATTTTGATAGCACATTAATTAATATGATTTGTGTGTTTTTCTTAGTCGTTGCCGGTGTTAACTTTGCTTTGCATTATACGGCATGGGCAAGTAAGAGTTTTAGAACCTATTTGTTTGATCCTGAATTCAAAACCTTTATCTCAATTCAACTTGTACTGACACTTATTTGTTTTTTTGCGTTACTTATTTATGGGGTAGAAAGTAATTATGAACAAGCCTTTGATGATGCTATTTTCCAAGCGGTTTCAATAAGTACGACAGCCGGTTTTGCGACTACCGATTTTTCTCTTTGGCCGGCAATGTTACCAATACTACTTATCTTTGCTAGCTTTATCGGTGGATGTGCAGGTAGTACCGGTGGTGGTATGAAAGTTATGCGGGTGGTGTTGTTATACCTCCAAGGTATTCGTGAACTCAGTCGTCTAATTCACCCGAAAGCGATAATAACCATAAAGCTTGGTCGCAAAGCTCTACCTGATAAAGTTGTTGATGCTATCTGGGGTTTTTTCTCTGCGTATGCGGCAATTTTTATTATCTGTATGGTGCTTTTAATGGCATCAGGTATCGATGAAATCAGTGCATTCACTGCTGTAGCGGCTTGTTTAAATAACCTCGGACCTGGGTTGGGTGAAGTTGCGGCAAACTATTCCAGTATAAATGACTTTAGTAAATGGGTTTTAATTATTGCGATGCTGTTTGGTCGACTGGAAATATTTACCTTGTTGGTACTCTTCATGCCAGCGTTTTGGAGAAACTAG
- a CDS encoding DUF494 family protein, which translates to MFDILMYLFENYIHSEAEVMVDHDLLTDELTRAGFHQDEIYKALSWLEKLAALQNTDAYPYLTRRPGTSVRIYTPEETRFLDVECRGFLMFLEQVNVLDFTTREMVVDRVMELDTKDFNIDDLKWVVLMVLFNVPGKESAYSQMEDLIFDECEGPLH; encoded by the coding sequence ATGTTCGATATTCTTATGTACCTTTTTGAAAACTATATCCACAGCGAAGCTGAGGTAATGGTAGATCATGATCTACTTACTGATGAATTAACCCGTGCTGGTTTCCATCAAGACGAGATCTATAAAGCTCTATCATGGTTAGAAAAACTGGCTGCGCTACAAAATACAGACGCATACCCATACCTTACCCGCAGACCGGGTACATCGGTACGTATTTACACTCCTGAAGAAACTCGCTTTCTAGATGTTGAATGCCGAGGATTTCTAATGTTTTTAGAGCAGGTGAATGTACTTGATTTCACTACCCGTGAAATGGTTGTAGATCGTGTCATGGAGCTTGATACCAAAGACTTTAATATTGATGATTTAAAGTGGGTAGTGCTAATGGTGTTGTTTAATGTGCCTGGTAAAGAGTCAGCATATTCACAAATGGAAGATTTAATCTTTGATGAATGTGAAGGTCCGCTGCACTAA
- a CDS encoding LysM peptidoglycan-binding domain-containing protein gives MYKKILITIFCLFTSLLVLADELQIKDDAPKTYVVKKGDTLWDISGIFLNEPWLWPKLWRMNPEINNPHLIYPGDELRLVYDENGQPMLVKGKPELKWSPKGRKTLKDSNPITILPLEHLAPYLNYSTVLSQAEIDTSPYILGGDEKYKSNMEGAKLYIKGELKAGQNYAIYHKGDEILDPESKEHLGYYAILVGTAKGIRTGNLENKEPSTAFLESSKREVRAGDIVVEVNEGQLLPSFYAMQTVKDKELQARMISSYNLTREFGKFEVVLLNKGANHQLNMGEVYAINRQSPDVIETADGPVYKEDASFWYRLTRPNDSDKHISMPMENIGHLMVFKVMEKTSYAIVLSTTKSVRIEDYVSAP, from the coding sequence ATGTATAAAAAAATACTAATAACAATATTTTGCTTGTTTACATCATTACTTGTCTTAGCTGACGAGTTGCAAATTAAAGATGATGCTCCGAAAACCTATGTAGTCAAAAAAGGCGACACTCTATGGGATATTTCTGGAATTTTCTTAAATGAACCTTGGTTATGGCCAAAGCTGTGGCGGATGAATCCTGAAATAAATAACCCCCATTTAATTTATCCAGGCGATGAATTGCGTCTTGTTTATGATGAAAATGGTCAACCAATGTTGGTTAAGGGAAAGCCTGAGTTAAAATGGTCACCAAAAGGTAGGAAAACTTTAAAAGATAGTAACCCTATTACTATTTTACCGCTTGAACACTTGGCCCCTTATTTAAACTATTCAACAGTACTTAGCCAAGCTGAAATTGACACGTCACCTTATATTTTAGGTGGTGATGAAAAATATAAATCCAACATGGAAGGCGCTAAACTTTATATTAAGGGTGAGTTAAAAGCCGGCCAGAACTACGCAATATACCATAAAGGCGATGAGATATTAGATCCTGAAAGCAAAGAGCATTTAGGTTATTACGCTATACTAGTTGGTACTGCAAAAGGAATAAGAACAGGTAATCTTGAAAACAAAGAACCTTCTACGGCATTTTTAGAGTCATCTAAACGAGAAGTTAGAGCAGGGGATATCGTTGTAGAGGTTAATGAAGGACAGCTTTTACCATCCTTTTATGCGATGCAAACAGTTAAAGATAAAGAGCTACAGGCTCGTATGATCAGTTCATATAACCTAACTCGAGAGTTTGGCAAGTTTGAAGTAGTGTTATTAAATAAAGGCGCTAACCATCAGTTGAACATGGGGGAAGTTTACGCAATTAATCGTCAAAGCCCTGATGTTATCGAAACTGCAGATGGCCCTGTTTATAAAGAAGATGCATCTTTCTGGTATCGTTTAACACGTCCAAACGATAGTGATAAACATATTAGTATGCCAATGGAGAATATTGGTCACTTAATGGTGTTTAAGGTTATGGAAAAAACCAGCTACGCTATTGTGTTATCAACAACTAAATCAGTTCGTATTGAAGATTATGTAAGCGCCCCATAA
- the trkA gene encoding Trk system potassium transporter TrkA produces MKKIIILGAGQVGGTLAENLVGEHEITLVDTDTNKLHELQDKFDLQVVTGFGSHPDVLAKAGAEDADMLIAVTSDDATNMLACQIAFSLFSTPTKIARIRSEEILKHEKVLFHNQDIPVDFVIAPEQLVTKDIARLIDYPGALQVREFAGGKVSLVGIRAYYGGLLVGHALSALREHIPNVDTRVAAIYRKGKPIRPLGTTVIEADDEVFFIAATKHIRAVMSELQKLEAPYKSIMIAGGGHIGSGLAKILEKNYQVKIIERNPKRAEKLSNELNNSLVFIGDSSDKELLVEEHIDQVDVFIAVTNDDEANIMSSMVAKGCGAKKTIALIQRNAYHDVIHGNILDLDIAVSPQQATISALLTHVRTGGIVNAYSLRRGAAEAVETVAHGDEQSSKVIGREIQGIKLPPGATIGAIVRGDEVLIAHSTTVIKSDDHVILFLVDKKYIHQVEKLFAVSAIFF; encoded by the coding sequence ATGAAAAAGATCATCATTTTAGGTGCGGGACAAGTTGGCGGAACACTAGCTGAAAACCTGGTGGGTGAGCACGAGATCACTCTAGTTGATACTGACACCAATAAATTGCACGAACTGCAAGATAAGTTTGATCTACAAGTGGTTACTGGTTTTGGTAGCCATCCTGATGTGTTAGCAAAAGCAGGCGCTGAAGATGCTGATATGCTAATCGCTGTAACCAGCGATGACGCAACTAACATGTTAGCTTGCCAAATTGCGTTTTCATTATTTAGCACGCCAACAAAAATTGCTCGTATTCGTTCAGAAGAAATTTTAAAACATGAAAAAGTTCTTTTTCATAATCAAGATATTCCCGTTGACTTTGTTATTGCACCTGAGCAATTAGTAACTAAAGATATTGCCCGTTTAATTGATTACCCTGGCGCTTTACAAGTTCGAGAGTTTGCCGGCGGCAAAGTATCTTTAGTTGGTATCCGTGCCTACTATGGTGGCTTACTTGTTGGTCATGCCCTTTCTGCATTGCGAGAGCATATTCCGAATGTAGATACTCGAGTGGCAGCAATCTACCGTAAAGGTAAACCTATCAGACCTCTCGGCACTACCGTTATTGAAGCTGATGATGAAGTATTTTTCATTGCTGCAACCAAGCATATTCGTGCGGTTATGAGTGAATTGCAAAAGCTTGAAGCTCCCTACAAAAGCATAATGATTGCCGGTGGTGGTCATATAGGTTCCGGTTTAGCTAAAATTCTTGAAAAAAATTATCAAGTTAAAATTATTGAGCGTAATCCCAAACGAGCTGAAAAGTTATCGAATGAATTGAATAATTCGTTAGTGTTTATCGGCGACTCATCTGATAAAGAGCTATTGGTTGAAGAGCATATAGACCAAGTAGATGTATTTATTGCTGTTACTAACGATGATGAAGCTAATATTATGTCTTCAATGGTAGCCAAAGGCTGTGGTGCTAAGAAAACTATTGCCTTAATTCAACGTAATGCCTATCACGATGTTATTCATGGCAATATCCTTGATTTAGATATTGCCGTTTCTCCACAACAAGCGACTATATCTGCATTATTAACTCACGTAAGAACTGGTGGTATTGTTAACGCTTACAGCTTGCGTCGCGGTGCTGCTGAAGCTGTAGAAACCGTAGCTCATGGTGATGAACAGTCATCGAAGGTTATTGGAAGAGAAATTCAAGGTATTAAATTACCTCCTGGTGCAACTATTGGTGCCATTGTTAGGGGTGATGAAGTATTAATAGCCCATTCAACAACAGTAATAAAATCAGACGATCACGTAATTTTATTTTTGGTGGATAAGAAATATATTCATCAGGTTGAGAAGCTGTTTGCGGTTAGTGCTATATTTTTCTAA
- the dprA gene encoding DNA-processing protein DprA, whose product MSEQLSNAHYWLAWKLIPRLASNIKINLLNEFGLAKFFQLSKSALTSFGLNQAQTTAICQPNWSRINAVISCCQQYQITIIGIQNKYYPELLKQTENPPILLFGQGNLSLLNQKQLAMVGSRSATLSARESAKKFAYQLSSENIVITSGLALGIDSAAHQGALLAEKSTIAVVGTGLDIVYPARNKPLAKDILACDGAIISEYLPGTRPNPGCFPKRNRIITGMSLGVFVIEAQLKSGSLISARMAIEQNREVFAMPGAINNPQSKGCHSLIKQGATLVDEVEDILFLLDLPSTSGLYKGEAKREQKKHQKSDQQDLFIDPLLRSVDYETTSVDTVVSRSQLPTEEVLTRLMTLELRGLVTAVPGGYIKLN is encoded by the coding sequence ATGTCAGAACAATTATCTAATGCCCATTATTGGCTGGCGTGGAAATTAATCCCACGCTTAGCCAGCAATATCAAAATCAATCTGCTTAATGAATTTGGCTTGGCCAAGTTTTTTCAACTTTCAAAAAGTGCACTAACAAGCTTTGGTCTGAATCAGGCTCAAACTACAGCTATTTGCCAGCCAAACTGGTCAAGAATCAATGCTGTTATTTCCTGTTGCCAGCAATATCAAATAACAATTATTGGTATACAGAATAAATATTATCCCGAGCTGTTAAAACAAACAGAAAATCCACCTATATTGCTTTTTGGTCAAGGTAACCTCAGTCTATTAAACCAAAAACAGTTAGCCATGGTTGGCTCTCGCTCTGCTACCCTCAGCGCGCGGGAGTCAGCTAAAAAGTTTGCCTATCAACTATCTTCAGAAAACATTGTTATTACTTCAGGGTTGGCGTTAGGGATCGACTCGGCTGCACATCAAGGAGCATTACTGGCTGAAAAGTCGACCATAGCTGTCGTAGGCACTGGTTTAGATATTGTTTATCCTGCTCGTAACAAGCCATTAGCAAAAGACATACTCGCCTGTGATGGCGCTATTATAAGTGAATATTTACCTGGGACTAGGCCAAATCCAGGGTGTTTTCCAAAGCGGAATCGCATTATTACCGGTATGAGCCTCGGGGTTTTTGTCATTGAGGCGCAACTCAAAAGTGGGTCATTGATATCGGCAAGAATGGCAATAGAACAAAACCGTGAAGTCTTTGCCATGCCAGGAGCAATTAATAATCCGCAAAGTAAAGGTTGTCATAGTTTAATAAAACAAGGAGCAACTTTAGTAGATGAAGTAGAGGATATTTTATTTTTGTTAGATCTCCCCTCTACATCTGGTCTGTATAAAGGAGAGGCCAAAAGAGAACAAAAAAAACACCAAAAAAGTGACCAACAAGACTTGTTTATCGATCCATTGTTGCGTAGTGTGGATTATGAAACTACTTCCGTAGACACGGTAGTTTCTCGGAGTCAGCTTCCCACAGAGGAAGTCTTAACCCGATTGATGACGCTAGAGCTTAGAGGTCTGGTAACTGCGGTACCGGGAGGCTATATCAAATTGAACTAA
- the def gene encoding peptide deformylase, which translates to MTILNVLRFPDERLKTVANEVTEVNDDIRKITEDMFETMYDENGVGLAATQVNIHQRIVVIDVSDDKSEPLVLINPVITEKSGEIMINEEGCLSVPGTYAKVDRNTEVTVTALDAQGKEFSLQASELLAICIQHELDHLQGVLFIDYLSPLKRQRIKTKLEKAARLEAKA; encoded by the coding sequence ATGACTATTTTAAATGTACTACGCTTTCCAGATGAACGCCTAAAAACGGTTGCTAATGAAGTAACCGAAGTCAATGATGACATTAGAAAAATTACCGAAGACATGTTTGAAACCATGTACGACGAAAACGGTGTGGGGCTTGCTGCTACACAAGTAAATATCCATCAACGTATTGTAGTAATCGATGTTTCCGACGATAAGTCTGAACCATTAGTATTAATTAACCCTGTTATCACTGAAAAAAGTGGTGAAATAATGATAAACGAAGAAGGTTGTTTATCTGTTCCAGGTACCTACGCAAAAGTTGATCGCAACACTGAAGTAACAGTAACGGCGTTAGATGCTCAAGGAAAAGAGTTTTCTTTACAGGCAAGTGAACTTCTCGCTATTTGTATTCAACATGAGTTAGATCATTTACAAGGTGTCTTATTTATTGACTATTTGTCACCACTAAAGCGTCAACGAATTAAAACTAAATTAGAAAAAGCAGCTCGTTTAGAAGCGAAAGCTTAG
- the fmt gene encoding methionyl-tRNA formyltransferase: protein MSKPLDIIFAGTPHFAAEHLQALIDSKHNVKAVYCPQDKPAGRGKKLTACAVKQLALEHNIPVEQPLNFKNETEQLTLNNYQADVMVVVAYGLLLPQVILDTPKLGCVNVHGSLLPRWRGAAPIQRSLEMGDNETGVTIMQMDKGLDTGAMLLTASCPITNIDTSATLYEKLALLGPKALLETMNQMALGTHTAKPQDNNLANYAKKLSKDEAELDWSLSAEILDRKIRAYQPWPFAQITFNDNGKEHRIKVWQAQPLTTESNKPAGTIVHVDKTGITVATGQGCLKLTSLQLPGKKALAVADILNGRADWFIVDNLITGNAVDTTNE, encoded by the coding sequence TTGTCAAAACCATTAGATATTATTTTTGCCGGCACACCGCACTTTGCTGCAGAACACTTACAAGCGTTAATTGATTCTAAGCATAATGTTAAAGCAGTTTATTGCCCACAAGATAAACCTGCGGGTAGAGGCAAAAAGCTAACGGCTTGTGCTGTCAAACAGCTTGCTCTTGAACACAACATCCCAGTTGAGCAGCCACTTAATTTTAAAAATGAAACTGAACAGCTTACTTTGAATAATTACCAAGCGGATGTGATGGTGGTGGTTGCTTACGGGTTACTTTTACCGCAAGTAATATTGGATACACCTAAATTAGGCTGTGTTAATGTGCATGGTTCGTTATTGCCTCGTTGGCGCGGTGCGGCACCTATTCAGCGATCCCTAGAGATGGGTGACAATGAAACTGGCGTTACCATTATGCAGATGGATAAAGGTTTAGATACAGGTGCTATGTTATTAACAGCCAGCTGCCCTATTACCAATATTGATACCAGCGCAACTCTTTACGAAAAGCTTGCATTGTTAGGCCCTAAAGCTCTTTTGGAAACTATGAATCAAATGGCTCTTGGCACCCACACTGCAAAACCTCAAGACAACAACTTAGCAAACTACGCTAAAAAGTTAAGTAAAGATGAAGCCGAACTCGATTGGTCATTGAGCGCAGAAATTCTAGATAGAAAAATTCGTGCATACCAACCTTGGCCGTTTGCACAAATCACCTTTAATGATAACGGTAAAGAACACCGCATTAAAGTGTGGCAAGCACAGCCTTTAACTACAGAATCAAACAAACCTGCTGGCACAATCGTTCATGTTGATAAAACAGGAATAACAGTAGCAACAGGACAAGGTTGTTTGAAACTGACAAGCTTACAATTACCAGGGAAGAAAGCTTTAGCTGTAGCAGATATTTTAAATGGTCGTGCAGATTGGTTTATCGTTGACAACCTAATAACAGGCAATGCTGTGGATACAACTAATGAGTAA
- the pepQ gene encoding Xaa-Pro dipeptidase gives MKDLAKHYPAHIAELQQRTETILVRENINTLVIHAGQVGKIFLDDMYYPFKTNPHFKAWLPIIDTPNCWLIVNGKDKPVLAFYQPTDFWHKVVKLGDDYWTSFFDIKLMSNAEEIAAILPNNKQGMAYIGAHLDVAEKLGFELVNPELVLNYFHFHRAYKTEYDLVCMREANRIAVIGHNAAKDAFYGRGSEFDIQLAYLQATGQGENEMPYGNIIALNENAAILHYTVLEQTKPKQHHSFLIDAGANFNGYASDITRTYAFEQNEFHELIIAMNEMQLELGRSLKANSSYVELHISNHYKLAAILKRFDLVNLDPEAMVAKGITSAFYPHGLGHHLGLQVHDMGGFMADETGTHVSAPEQYPFLRTTRGIESKQVFTIEPGLYFIDQFLQDLSKSENSKYINWAKVDSFRKFGGIRIEDNIIVHENHVENMTRDFKLA, from the coding sequence ATGAAAGATTTAGCCAAACACTACCCCGCGCATATTGCCGAATTGCAACAACGCACTGAAACAATCCTTGTTCGCGAAAACATTAACACCCTAGTTATTCACGCCGGCCAAGTAGGAAAAATCTTCCTCGATGATATGTATTACCCATTTAAAACCAACCCACACTTTAAAGCCTGGCTACCTATCATTGATACGCCTAATTGTTGGTTAATAGTAAACGGTAAAGATAAGCCTGTTTTAGCATTTTATCAGCCAACTGATTTTTGGCACAAAGTGGTAAAATTGGGAGATGACTACTGGACTTCATTTTTTGATATCAAGCTGATGAGCAATGCCGAAGAGATAGCGGCAATTTTACCTAATAATAAACAAGGTATGGCTTATATCGGCGCACATCTGGATGTTGCTGAAAAGTTGGGTTTTGAATTAGTTAACCCAGAATTAGTGTTAAACTATTTTCATTTTCATCGAGCCTATAAAACTGAATATGATTTAGTTTGTATGCGAGAAGCTAATCGTATAGCTGTCATTGGTCATAATGCTGCGAAAGACGCTTTTTATGGTAGAGGCTCAGAGTTTGATATCCAATTAGCTTATTTACAAGCTACGGGCCAGGGCGAAAATGAAATGCCTTATGGGAACATTATTGCGCTTAATGAAAATGCAGCAATATTACATTACACCGTATTAGAACAAACCAAACCTAAACAACATCATTCATTTTTAATTGACGCAGGTGCTAACTTTAATGGTTATGCATCAGATATAACCCGTACTTATGCCTTTGAACAAAATGAATTTCATGAATTAATTATCGCAATGAATGAAATGCAATTAGAGCTTGGGCGAAGCTTAAAAGCGAATAGCAGTTATGTTGAATTGCACATTAGTAATCATTACAAATTAGCTGCTATTTTAAAACGCTTTGATTTAGTTAATTTAGACCCCGAAGCTATGGTCGCTAAAGGTATTACTTCTGCATTTTACCCACATGGCCTTGGCCATCACCTAGGCTTACAGGTTCATGACATGGGTGGTTTCATGGCTGATGAAACAGGTACACATGTATCAGCACCAGAACAATATCCTTTTTTACGTACAACAAGAGGAATAGAAAGTAAGCAAGTGTTTACTATTGAGCCTGGCTTGTATTTTATTGATCAATTTTTGCAAGACTTATCTAAATCTGAAAATTCGAAATACATTAACTGGGCAAAGGTTGACAGTTTCCGTAAGTTTGGCGGTATCAGAATTGAAGATAATATAATTGTTCATGAAAACCACGTTGAAAACATGACTCGAGATTTTAAGCTTGCTTAG
- a CDS encoding YigZ family protein: protein MSVNTSPYLIPVNNLEFETIVNRSRFICSLKHCSDNAQVKSFIEQIRQNYPDASHHCYAFVSARPEDSQSYGFSDDGEPSGTAGRPMLAVLQGSGIGEVCAVVTRYFGGVKLGTGGLQRAYGNSVRQALLELPTTLKIPTEEVFITCDYQQVKDIEHTLLGFDGVVINQDYAIEVNLIVEIPIPNIKKFCQRITELTSGRVVPTSKI from the coding sequence ATGTCAGTGAATACCTCCCCATATTTGATTCCGGTTAACAATTTAGAGTTTGAGACTATTGTTAACCGCAGTCGTTTTATTTGTTCACTAAAGCACTGTAGTGATAACGCTCAAGTAAAAAGCTTTATAGAACAAATTAGACAAAATTACCCCGATGCTTCTCATCATTGTTATGCCTTTGTTTCGGCTAGGCCTGAAGATAGCCAAAGTTATGGATTTAGTGATGATGGTGAGCCAAGTGGCACAGCTGGTCGGCCTATGCTTGCGGTCTTGCAAGGTAGCGGTATAGGCGAAGTTTGTGCTGTTGTTACTCGATACTTTGGCGGTGTAAAACTGGGAACGGGTGGCTTACAGAGAGCTTATGGTAATAGCGTTAGACAAGCGTTGTTAGAATTACCAACAACTTTGAAAATACCAACTGAAGAAGTGTTTATTACATGCGACTATCAACAGGTTAAAGATATCGAGCATACGCTGTTAGGATTTGATGGTGTAGTTATTAACCAAGACTACGCCATAGAGGTAAACCTAATTGTGGAAATACCTATTCCTAATATCAAAAAGTTTTGTCAGCGAATTACCGAATTAACTTCTGGCCGAGTTGTACCTACTTCAAAAATATAA
- the rsmB gene encoding 16S rRNA (cytosine(967)-C(5))-methyltransferase RsmB, whose product MSKNVRALAARCLYAVVDQGRSLSDELPKQQLLIESGKDKGLLQELCYGVLRYLPELEQHVRRFVKKPLTGKQRVFHFLMMVGIYQIKFTRIPDHAAVAETVAATAILKNRHLKGMINAVLRSYQRDPELENIEQLPDPVRYNHPGWFINKIKAAYPDNWQNILEQNLQRPPMWLRVNQQKSTIENYLSLLAEQEVVVLQVDPLSQAILLEQATDVTKLPHFEDGWVSVQDGAAQMAAPLLNAQSDDNVLDCCAAPGGKTCHILELAPNIKAMTAIDVEESRLVRVNENLTRLGLNAKVIAGDAANPEQWFDGELFDRILLDAPCSGTGVIRKNPDIKWLRRATDIDALVILQKQILNAIWALLKPGGTMIYATCSILPEENCQQIEKFITDTPDAVLEPLALTEHSNDWQILPGDNSMDGFYYAKLSKKC is encoded by the coding sequence ATGAGTAAAAATGTTAGAGCCCTTGCTGCCCGTTGTCTTTATGCTGTTGTTGACCAAGGTCGCTCTCTGTCTGACGAATTACCAAAACAACAATTGTTGATTGAGTCAGGAAAAGATAAAGGCTTACTACAAGAGCTCTGCTATGGCGTGCTGCGTTATCTGCCTGAACTTGAACAACATGTACGCCGCTTTGTTAAGAAGCCATTAACTGGCAAACAACGAGTGTTCCATTTTTTAATGATGGTGGGTATTTATCAAATAAAATTTACCCGCATTCCTGATCATGCCGCAGTAGCAGAAACTGTTGCTGCTACCGCCATATTAAAAAACCGTCACTTAAAAGGCATGATTAATGCTGTTTTACGTAGTTACCAGCGAGATCCAGAACTAGAAAATATTGAACAATTACCGGATCCTGTACGTTACAACCACCCGGGTTGGTTTATTAACAAAATTAAAGCTGCTTACCCAGATAATTGGCAGAATATTCTTGAGCAGAACCTACAACGACCACCTATGTGGCTTCGAGTAAATCAACAAAAATCAACTATTGAAAATTACCTTAGTTTATTAGCAGAACAAGAAGTCGTTGTTCTGCAAGTTGATCCATTAAGCCAGGCTATTTTATTAGAGCAAGCAACCGATGTTACTAAGCTGCCACACTTTGAAGATGGCTGGGTGTCGGTCCAAGATGGTGCGGCACAAATGGCTGCGCCGCTATTAAATGCTCAATCTGACGATAATGTTTTAGATTGTTGCGCCGCACCTGGCGGTAAAACCTGCCACATACTTGAGCTTGCACCTAATATTAAAGCGATGACAGCAATTGATGTTGAAGAGTCGAGACTCGTTCGGGTAAATGAAAATCTAACTCGTTTGGGCTTAAATGCAAAAGTCATTGCTGGTGATGCGGCAAATCCAGAGCAATGGTTTGATGGTGAATTATTTGATCGAATTTTACTCGATGCTCCCTGCTCAGGCACTGGTGTGATCAGAAAAAATCCAGATATAAAATGGCTAAGACGAGCAACAGATATTGATGCCTTAGTTATATTGCAAAAACAGATACTTAACGCCATTTGGGCGTTATTAAAACCAGGTGGTACGATGATTTATGCCACCTGCTCAATCTTGCCAGAAGAAAATTGCCAACAAATAGAAAAGTTTATCACTGATACGCCTGATGCAGTATTAGAACCTTTAGCTTTAACTGAACACAGCAATGATTGGCAAATATTACCAGGCGATAATTCAATGGATGGCTTTTATTATGCCAAACTCAGTAAAAAGTGCTAA